From one Gracilibacillus salinarum genomic stretch:
- a CDS encoding response regulator transcription factor: MYNVIIVDDEHMILLSLQKLLEGLEGKFSIAGVAEDGEEALLLLEKQSIDLLITDICMPEMDGLELIEKARNIDPNMKFIIISGYDDFSYAQTAIRYGVSDFILKPIVPGQILSTLDNMYTQMQATKRSYTENNEWVLLLETFKKELVEHIWTFDKEGALEKIMDVIDGFNRLPHYPQSLSQLLENLFRDIENELMNRNANLTNLLPEQIRWSPSTAGTMDIAKQMIRQMIDYVQGSRNLGSRQNVLKAVKYIEAYYASADFSLQEVANYIGVSESYFSRSFKEEMNISFIKYVIQFRMEKAKDLIKNSDRNITEIAFEVGFTDYPHFSKSFKRHYGLTPNEYRKQLLQL; this comes from the coding sequence ATGTACAACGTAATAATTGTAGATGATGAACATATGATTCTATTAAGTTTACAAAAGCTGTTGGAAGGATTGGAAGGTAAATTTTCTATTGCGGGTGTTGCTGAAGATGGAGAAGAAGCGCTGCTTTTACTCGAAAAGCAGTCGATCGATCTTTTGATTACAGATATTTGTATGCCAGAAATGGATGGTCTTGAGTTAATAGAGAAAGCCAGAAACATAGATCCGAACATGAAGTTCATTATCATTTCTGGTTATGATGATTTTAGTTATGCCCAAACAGCTATCCGGTATGGAGTTTCCGATTTTATCCTAAAGCCAATCGTACCTGGTCAAATACTTTCAACCTTGGATAATATGTATACTCAGATGCAAGCAACTAAACGCTCCTACACTGAGAATAATGAATGGGTCTTGCTGCTCGAAACCTTTAAGAAAGAGTTGGTTGAACATATATGGACGTTTGATAAGGAAGGAGCTCTAGAAAAAATCATGGATGTCATCGATGGTTTTAACCGGCTCCCTCATTACCCGCAATCTCTCTCGCAATTATTGGAAAATCTTTTTAGAGATATAGAAAATGAATTAATGAATAGAAATGCAAATTTAACAAACCTGCTGCCCGAACAAATTAGATGGTCTCCTAGTACAGCTGGAACGATGGATATAGCGAAACAAATGATTAGACAAATGATCGATTATGTTCAAGGCAGCCGAAATTTAGGTTCACGTCAAAATGTGTTAAAAGCTGTCAAATATATAGAAGCGTATTATGCTTCAGCGGACTTTTCCTTACAAGAAGTGGCTAATTATATAGGCGTATCCGAATCATATTTCAGTCGTTCTTTTAAAGAAGAAATGAATATTAGTTTTATTAAGTACGTGATCCAGTTCAGAATGGAAAAAGCGAAAGACTTAATTAAAAACTCTGATAGGAACATTACAGAAATTGCATTTGAAGTTGGGTTTACCGATTATCCGCATTTTAGCAAATCTTTCAAAAGACATTATGGGCTGACACCTAACGAATACCGTAAGCAACTCTTACAATTGTAA
- a CDS encoding energy-coupling factor transporter transmembrane component T family protein, whose protein sequence is MIGEITYHSTWLHRLNPSMKLMAFLVVFIGLLFIHNPNFLLYFIIGATLIYLFATGHTWKMIGLLALPLLIIFVSSATAMIFFGEGETTWYQFGLIHITEESFYRGLHLGLRSTVFGILSLIFALTTRPVYLFYSVMQQMKVKPAYAYSFMAGIRMLPIILEEFQTLRQAMKVRGVVFPRGVKGMYQKVKQYSIPLLAQSIRRAHRIAVAMEAKQFTKQTERTYYYKMVISLHDLLFVILLGAWMLVTFYFSMEFSLFPVENVR, encoded by the coding sequence ATGATTGGAGAGATAACGTATCACTCAACATGGCTGCACCGATTAAATCCAAGTATGAAGCTAATGGCTTTTCTAGTTGTATTTATTGGCTTATTGTTTATTCATAATCCCAATTTTTTGCTTTATTTTATAATAGGAGCAACTCTGATATATTTATTTGCTACGGGGCACACGTGGAAAATGATCGGTTTGCTCGCGTTACCACTATTAATTATATTCGTGTCTTCTGCTACTGCAATGATATTCTTTGGTGAAGGAGAAACGACTTGGTATCAGTTTGGTCTGATTCATATTACAGAAGAAAGCTTCTACCGTGGTCTCCACTTAGGATTAAGAAGTACGGTGTTTGGGATTTTAAGTCTTATCTTTGCTTTAACAACCAGACCGGTCTATCTGTTTTATTCTGTCATGCAGCAAATGAAAGTAAAGCCGGCATATGCCTACAGTTTTATGGCCGGAATTCGTATGCTGCCGATTATACTCGAAGAATTCCAGACATTACGCCAAGCTATGAAAGTAAGAGGAGTCGTATTTCCGCGAGGTGTTAAGGGCATGTATCAGAAAGTGAAGCAATACAGTATTCCGTTACTGGCACAAAGCATTCGGAGAGCACACCGAATCGCTGTCGCAATGGAAGCCAAACAATTTACCAAACAAACGGAAAGAACCTATTATTACAAAATGGTGATTTCCTTGCATGATCTTTTGTTTGTCATTCTCTTAGGCGCGTGGATGCTTGTGACTTTTTATTTCAGTATGGAATTTTCTCTTTTTCCAGTAGAAAATGTGCGGTGA
- a CDS encoding RNA polymerase sigma factor has translation MIDETKLIEKMKAGNQHAIRMIVERYQHHVFKVTYSVVRDQEIAEDLAQEAFIKMLDALPTYQHQGFKTWLSRIALHKAIDHQRQKKRKREELHTFESFHPVDKKLNVEEEVMANDQIAMIQKRIKQMPAKFQLVVHAYYFEELSYRQIADRYRLEETTVKTRLYRARKWMKENWKEEDFR, from the coding sequence ATGATTGATGAGACGAAACTGATCGAAAAAATGAAAGCAGGTAATCAGCATGCGATCCGGATGATCGTAGAACGCTATCAGCATCATGTCTTTAAGGTAACATACAGTGTCGTTCGTGACCAAGAAATTGCAGAGGATCTTGCGCAGGAAGCATTTATCAAAATGCTCGATGCCCTTCCAACCTATCAGCATCAAGGATTTAAAACTTGGTTATCAAGAATCGCTTTACATAAAGCTATTGATCACCAGCGCCAAAAGAAACGAAAGCGGGAAGAATTACATACGTTTGAAAGCTTTCATCCTGTAGACAAGAAGTTGAATGTCGAAGAAGAAGTGATGGCTAACGATCAAATCGCTATGATTCAAAAGCGGATCAAGCAGATGCCTGCTAAATTTCAACTAGTTGTTCATGCCTATTATTTCGAGGAATTGAGTTATAGACAAATAGCGGATCGCTACCGTCTGGAAGAAACGACGGTGAAGACGAGGTTGTACAGAGCTAGAAAATGGATGAAGGAAAATTGGAAGGAGGAAGATTTTAGATGA
- a CDS encoding CBM96 family carbohydrate-binding protein, whose translation MLGKMKLEHVRSLALMILLIAFALLMMVLQAHSVYATSAITIDSHAEGQSVPVGVERISGTYTKTYNMEIVINGVKVVKVQTDDPDGDNVGIWYYDLDTSTYDGEIELMIKGQDTVTRSNAWSTLHVNVDNAEANVPALSIEKPADGSSVKGDVNIKIAVEAKNKINRVEVRINGGTWKEASLKGKYYKYKWNTSDIGDKTSSIETRAIDSNGNTGKSSTSYVKVGKGTSETTTAVDQDRSMWIWENASYNLLLNPGSRTVLDAMAKDTTTFNQDPITTLYFGVDTFDGMDMLEDEREKVRDFVSWAHNKGYKIHALIAGGTNPPYFGAYTRYHDLAIGEFEKVLNYNISSSPNERFDGVNVDTEPYILPDFKSAYPSVQIQYLNYFEKLMQRRDTAGYSLLVGAAIPRWYDSSSNAENIEWNGNTKWMSQHIQDIADYISIMDYWDVADDSPGIIPDAQGEIDYANQIGKPNSVIIGVETKDIANGGDPETISFREEGRTYMEAELDKVYQAFNGEEAFGGIALHHYDEIRALPSAWGPNGYFWEPPADSIAPSALSENPAASSFDFQGIHLEYGRASDNTEVESYNIYRSTDSDFTPDASNLAGTERGLTYTDVGLLPNTRYYYKVAAVDVQGNIGPFSEETSAMTDDTTLKPMIINSMDVSYEESKGKVTLQVVDKETLEGIQAEVHGRFTHMAGKFISATADEKGVASAVSESVVQDWGEIGFEPRRIVSDGYYWAQAYDDPHQMSTTWSQEIVTVTEDAYVRGGSYADMNYGADSAIQIKDVAGSNYYDRLGFFKFDLTSSADSPINSAVLYFHTSTSVVTLPVTIMGLSTDSWNENSITWNNQPALREDDAIIGAIEVDKAGWYSIDVTNFITNQTEDKVASFKLSDQAATDRLFMIDSKENKNPAYLVIQ comes from the coding sequence ATGTTGGGTAAAATGAAACTGGAACACGTACGAAGTTTAGCTCTGATGATTCTTTTGATCGCATTCGCACTTTTGATGATGGTTCTTCAAGCACATTCTGTGTATGCAACATCAGCAATAACCATTGACTCGCATGCTGAAGGGCAGTCTGTACCTGTTGGGGTGGAACGCATTTCTGGAACATATACGAAGACTTATAATATGGAGATTGTGATTAATGGTGTGAAGGTTGTGAAAGTGCAGACGGATGACCCTGATGGTGATAATGTTGGTATCTGGTATTACGATTTGGACACCTCCACTTATGATGGGGAAATAGAATTAATGATCAAAGGACAAGATACTGTAACCAGAAGTAATGCATGGTCCACTCTTCATGTAAATGTGGATAACGCCGAAGCGAACGTTCCCGCTCTATCCATTGAGAAACCAGCTGATGGCAGCAGTGTCAAAGGTGATGTCAATATAAAGATTGCAGTAGAAGCCAAAAATAAAATAAACCGTGTGGAAGTAAGAATCAATGGAGGTACTTGGAAAGAAGCGTCGTTAAAAGGTAAATACTATAAATACAAGTGGAACACGTCTGATATTGGTGATAAAACAAGCAGTATCGAAACAAGAGCAATCGATTCCAACGGAAATACAGGAAAAAGCTCAACCTCTTATGTGAAAGTTGGCAAGGGAACGAGCGAGACTACCACTGCTGTAGATCAAGATCGTTCGATGTGGATATGGGAAAATGCCAGCTATAATTTACTGCTTAATCCAGGTTCGAGAACGGTTTTAGATGCAATGGCGAAAGACACCACTACATTTAATCAGGATCCCATTACAACATTATATTTTGGCGTGGATACATTTGATGGGATGGATATGCTAGAAGACGAAAGGGAGAAAGTAAGAGACTTTGTAAGCTGGGCTCATAATAAGGGATATAAGATCCACGCTCTTATCGCAGGGGGGACCAACCCACCTTATTTTGGCGCTTACACCAGATATCATGATTTAGCTATTGGAGAATTTGAAAAAGTCCTAAACTATAATATATCTTCCTCTCCAAACGAGCGTTTTGACGGGGTGAATGTAGATACGGAACCTTATATTCTACCAGATTTTAAATCCGCTTATCCTTCCGTTCAAATTCAATATTTAAACTATTTTGAAAAGCTTATGCAACGACGTGACACCGCAGGGTATAGTTTATTAGTAGGTGCAGCCATTCCTAGATGGTATGATTCCTCTTCCAACGCTGAAAATATAGAATGGAACGGTAATACAAAATGGATGTCTCAACATATCCAGGATATTGCTGATTATATTTCAATTATGGATTACTGGGATGTAGCAGATGACAGTCCGGGTATTATTCCAGATGCACAAGGTGAAATAGACTACGCCAACCAAATCGGCAAACCAAACTCTGTCATTATCGGTGTGGAAACAAAAGACATCGCCAATGGTGGAGATCCAGAGACGATTTCTTTTCGTGAAGAGGGTCGAACTTATATGGAAGCGGAATTAGATAAGGTTTATCAAGCTTTTAATGGAGAAGAAGCCTTCGGAGGTATTGCACTGCATCATTATGATGAAATCCGAGCATTACCATCCGCCTGGGGACCAAACGGTTATTTTTGGGAGCCGCCCGCAGATTCAATTGCGCCTTCAGCACTTAGCGAAAATCCAGCCGCTTCCAGTTTTGATTTTCAAGGTATCCATCTGGAATATGGAAGAGCATCTGATAATACGGAAGTAGAATCTTATAACATTTATCGTAGTACGGACAGTGATTTTACACCAGACGCCAGTAATCTGGCAGGAACAGAAAGAGGTTTAACATATACAGATGTAGGTTTACTTCCGAATACGAGGTATTATTATAAGGTAGCTGCTGTAGATGTGCAAGGGAATATTGGTCCGTTTTCTGAAGAAACCTCTGCCATGACGGATGATACGACATTAAAACCGATGATTATTAATAGTATGGATGTCAGTTATGAAGAAAGCAAAGGTAAAGTGACGTTGCAAGTTGTAGATAAAGAGACACTAGAAGGTATTCAAGCTGAAGTTCATGGACGATTTACGCATATGGCAGGAAAATTTATCAGTGCTACTGCTGATGAAAAAGGAGTTGCTTCCGCTGTGAGTGAATCTGTAGTGCAAGATTGGGGTGAAATAGGTTTTGAACCAAGAAGGATCGTATCAGATGGCTATTATTGGGCACAAGCTTATGATGATCCGCACCAAATGTCAACAACCTGGTCTCAAGAAATAGTCACCGTTACGGAAGATGCCTATGTCCGTGGAGGAAGTTATGCAGATATGAACTATGGTGCGGATAGCGCTATTCAAATTAAAGATGTAGCTGGATCAAATTATTATGACCGACTTGGCTTCTTCAAATTTGACCTTACTAGTTCCGCAGATTCTCCAATAAACTCAGCAGTATTGTATTTTCATACTAGTACATCGGTTGTCACATTACCTGTAACCATAATGGGGCTCAGTACAGACAGTTGGAATGAGAACAGTATTACATGGAACAATCAACCTGCGTTACGTGAAGACGATGCCATCATTGGGGCGATCGAAGTCGATAAAGCAGGGTGGTACAGCATCGATGTAACTAATTTTATTACCAATCAAACAGAAGATAAAGTAGCGTCATTCAAATTATCAGATCAAGCTGCAACAGACAGGCTGTTCATGATAGACAGCAAAGAAAATAAGAATCCTGCTTACCTCGTCATCCAATAA
- a CDS encoding sensor histidine kinase — translation MHTHSIKKKLFLIFTFFVCLPISIIGMIWYESSTNTIEQEAIQSNKKLIQQANEYLNMYITEIENSTYPFITNPQIQWYINNDKLSKYNAFILSEQIELELFTQLMNGRSDIVGISLVSQKHSQINFYQSKELLDMERIRNRNENLFSNGKDMDNFSVIGLRRIGSQPVITVSRKIHSTSSYLYKALLIIDINLHQLSSISDNLSIENSNVLIMDDTGQTIFHTDPNRIGEFVDTSLKERYLSSESDVFTTTANDEKEIHIYEQFKDTDWVLVAQLPHNKIIGDLVQMRTITIILGAFIVIVALTVFGGFALSLTGSLSTLQRMMKKVESGNYSVQHTGMKERRDEIGHVFRSFHAMVNELKRLHEEVHLAQLQEKQLQIKQKESALQAMQAQINPHFLYNTLGIINSHAILDNNMVISKITTSLAQMFRYNLSEARQVVLLKEEMNHIHSYLEIQQERHRHLTVDIQIDEQCQDLISMIRFSLQPLVENAFLHGYQKHKLKATYIGIRTYKQPDYYVIQIIDKGYGIQSDIKEAYNQAFTNLDEQLIHDYEKEYKSIGLWNVHERTRLAFGSPYGLHIKQWKEDRGTIIELRLPYQKEDNECTT, via the coding sequence ATGCATACACATTCCATTAAAAAGAAGCTTTTTTTAATTTTTACTTTTTTTGTCTGTTTACCGATCTCGATAATCGGTATGATCTGGTACGAATCCTCTACGAATACGATTGAACAAGAAGCAATCCAATCGAATAAAAAACTTATCCAGCAAGCCAACGAGTACTTGAACATGTATATTACAGAGATCGAAAATTCTACTTATCCTTTTATCACGAACCCTCAAATTCAGTGGTATATCAACAACGACAAACTAAGCAAATATAATGCGTTTATTCTGTCGGAACAAATAGAATTGGAGTTATTCACGCAATTAATGAACGGCAGATCGGATATCGTCGGTATATCTTTGGTCAGTCAAAAGCACAGCCAGATCAACTTCTATCAAAGCAAAGAATTGCTGGACATGGAGCGGATAAGAAATAGAAATGAAAACCTCTTTAGCAACGGGAAGGATATGGACAACTTTAGTGTGATCGGATTGCGAAGAATTGGATCCCAGCCCGTCATTACAGTATCGCGAAAGATCCATAGTACCAGTTCTTATTTATATAAAGCTCTATTAATTATAGATATTAATCTTCATCAGCTTTCTTCTATCAGTGACAATCTGTCTATTGAGAATTCTAATGTTCTAATTATGGACGATACCGGACAGACTATTTTTCATACAGATCCCAATCGAATTGGTGAATTCGTAGATACATCTCTAAAAGAGCGCTATTTATCGAGTGAAAGTGATGTGTTTACAACAACAGCAAATGATGAGAAGGAAATACACATATATGAGCAATTTAAAGATACGGATTGGGTATTAGTCGCACAACTCCCCCATAACAAAATTATTGGTGATTTAGTCCAAATGAGAACAATAACAATTATATTAGGTGCATTTATTGTCATCGTAGCACTTACGGTATTTGGAGGATTTGCCTTATCACTCACTGGTTCACTCTCCACTCTTCAACGTATGATGAAAAAAGTAGAGTCAGGAAATTATAGCGTCCAGCATACAGGTATGAAGGAACGTCGAGATGAAATTGGTCATGTTTTTCGAAGTTTTCATGCGATGGTAAATGAATTGAAGAGACTGCATGAAGAAGTGCATCTAGCACAATTACAAGAAAAACAATTGCAAATTAAACAAAAAGAGTCAGCCCTTCAAGCAATGCAGGCACAAATTAATCCACATTTTCTCTATAACACACTTGGGATCATTAATTCACATGCGATACTGGATAATAATATGGTTATCAGCAAAATAACTACCTCATTGGCGCAAATGTTCCGGTATAATCTTAGTGAGGCTCGGCAAGTCGTACTGCTAAAAGAAGAAATGAACCACATCCATTCATATCTGGAAATCCAGCAAGAAAGACACCGGCATTTGACCGTAGACATTCAGATTGATGAGCAATGCCAGGATTTGATCTCGATGATTCGCTTTTCTCTACAGCCATTAGTGGAAAATGCCTTCTTACATGGCTACCAAAAACACAAATTGAAAGCTACCTATATTGGTATTCGCACGTATAAACAACCAGATTACTACGTGATTCAAATCATTGATAAAGGCTATGGCATTCAATCTGATATTAAAGAGGCGTATAACCAAGCTTTTACAAACCTGGATGAGCAGCTCATTCATGATTATGAAAAAGAATATAAAAGTATCGGCTTATGGAATGTACATGAAAGAACCCGTTTAGCGTTTGGTTCTCCTTATGGACTACACATTAAACAATGGAAGGAAGACAGAGGAACAATCATTGAATTGAGACTTCCATATCAGAAGGAGGATAACGAATGTACAACGTAA
- a CDS encoding YkgJ family cysteine cluster protein yields MESYLTYDEILTKCEQLNEKYSIDEETFYQVVDQLLESDLPTKQKIIKGYQQLMKAVSEEMEQMETAVSLNPTCQMGCAFCCYFPIVINKMEAKVIQHSIDQMPVSRKNKIKHHIKQYYETHGQEVEQLGKLDVVTDGDAKYNYKKAGLPCVMLDTETNQCLAYEIRPLPCRTYVNYTDPSVCKDNEMPKETISYEFLYQEYMGALNELLQYLYAEEDTAMVQYPDDLYQEDLLINWMKTI; encoded by the coding sequence ATGGAAAGCTATTTAACATATGACGAAATTTTAACGAAATGTGAACAGTTAAATGAAAAATATAGTATAGATGAAGAAACATTTTACCAGGTGGTTGATCAATTGTTAGAAAGTGATTTACCAACTAAGCAAAAAATAATTAAGGGATATCAGCAATTGATGAAAGCTGTATCGGAAGAGATGGAACAGATGGAAACTGCTGTCTCATTAAATCCGACTTGCCAAATGGGCTGTGCATTCTGCTGTTATTTCCCGATTGTAATTAACAAAATGGAGGCAAAAGTAATACAGCACTCAATTGATCAGATGCCTGTATCACGTAAAAATAAGATTAAACATCATATAAAGCAGTACTATGAAACGCACGGACAAGAGGTAGAGCAATTAGGTAAACTCGACGTCGTAACTGACGGTGATGCCAAATATAATTATAAAAAAGCAGGGCTTCCTTGTGTGATGCTTGATACAGAAACTAACCAATGTCTCGCATATGAAATAAGGCCACTCCCATGCAGAACCTATGTAAATTATACGGACCCGTCTGTTTGTAAGGACAATGAGATGCCGAAAGAAACGATCAGTTATGAATTTCTGTACCAGGAATATATGGGTGCATTGAATGAATTACTACAGTATTTATATGCAGAGGAAGACACCGCGATGGTGCAGTATCCCGACGATTTATATCAGGAAGATTTATTAATAAATTGGATGAAGACAATCTGA
- a CDS encoding YckD family protein — MIRLWKKWLIAGFMMSLLAGISLSPVQAETNDVTLSDEQITEMKTLQQELVEKEKTIINKYVEYGVLTEEKGKKILEHLDKKYKMLEENKFVPMWDHKHHHKKDKE, encoded by the coding sequence ATGATTAGATTATGGAAGAAATGGCTAATCGCAGGGTTTATGATGTCATTGCTAGCAGGTATCAGCCTTTCCCCTGTACAAGCAGAAACAAACGATGTGACATTATCGGATGAACAGATCACCGAAATGAAGACATTACAGCAGGAATTGGTAGAAAAAGAAAAGACGATTATTAATAAGTATGTGGAATATGGCGTGCTCACCGAGGAAAAAGGAAAGAAGATTCTCGAGCATCTTGATAAGAAATACAAAATGCTCGAAGAAAATAAATTTGTTCCAATGTGGGACCACAAACATCACCATAAAAAAGATAAAGAGTAA
- a CDS encoding CAP domain-containing protein, with amino-acid sequence MRTLRALISLLLIAGILGFIYSDDYQEKGINGVWQQLTTDVENIKNNPQLVSTIETMKYKFENVYERLTDSTAQPPAPSDAEKPELTAPDEQSFSIHNIELSQSKASVTEQLGEANRQSLNEYGVDWYSYHENYQNFLMVAYNEQDQVAALYTNQDLISSTKDITLSSSKTDVRDAFGEPLDSIRKGFTRYKINDSEEQDTFLIDESYVTFFYDVHQDNQLAAIQIVAESLENQKQDFFGGTSDALKEGFEYQLFDLTNASRVKFGLPVLQWYEEARTTAQNHSTDMAENNYFGHNNLDGQSPFDRLKEDGISFQLAGENLAAGQSSSIFAHQGLMNSEGHRKNILHADFRLMSIGVAMKEDGQPFYTESFITK; translated from the coding sequence TTGAGAACGTTAAGAGCGCTTATATCCTTGCTACTAATTGCTGGTATATTAGGCTTTATATATAGTGATGACTATCAGGAAAAAGGCATTAACGGTGTCTGGCAACAATTAACCACCGATGTAGAAAACATTAAAAATAATCCGCAGTTGGTAAGCACCATCGAAACAATGAAGTACAAATTTGAAAATGTGTACGAACGATTGACTGATTCAACTGCACAGCCACCAGCACCATCAGATGCAGAAAAACCTGAACTTACTGCACCTGACGAACAGTCGTTCTCCATCCATAATATTGAATTGTCTCAATCAAAGGCAAGCGTCACTGAACAATTAGGAGAAGCGAACCGGCAAAGTCTAAATGAATACGGAGTTGATTGGTACAGCTATCATGAAAATTATCAGAATTTCCTTATGGTAGCTTACAATGAGCAAGACCAGGTCGCTGCTCTATACACTAATCAAGATTTAATCTCATCCACAAAGGATATAACCCTTTCCAGCAGCAAAACAGATGTTCGTGACGCGTTTGGTGAACCATTAGATTCGATTCGAAAAGGTTTTACCCGCTATAAAATAAACGATAGTGAAGAGCAAGATACGTTTCTGATAGATGAAAGCTATGTTACTTTCTTCTATGATGTTCACCAGGATAACCAACTAGCAGCGATTCAGATTGTGGCCGAGTCGTTAGAGAATCAAAAACAAGATTTCTTCGGTGGAACAAGTGACGCCTTAAAAGAAGGATTTGAATACCAATTGTTTGACCTGACCAATGCATCCAGAGTCAAGTTCGGTCTGCCTGTTCTGCAGTGGTATGAAGAAGCACGAACAACCGCTCAAAACCACAGTACCGATATGGCAGAAAATAATTACTTTGGTCATAACAATCTCGACGGGCAATCTCCTTTTGATCGCTTAAAAGAGGATGGTATCTCCTTTCAATTAGCAGGGGAAAATCTGGCAGCTGGTCAATCGAGCAGTATCTTTGCGCATCAAGGTTTAATGAACTCAGAAGGTCATCGAAAGAATATATTACATGCTGATTTTCGCCTCATGTCGATAGGTGTTGCCATGAAAGAGGACGGCCAGCCTTTCTATACAGAGAGTTTTATCACGAAATAA